From Nocardia higoensis:
GTCGTGTTGCTGAGTCAGCCGTTGGACACCCCGGCAGTGTTCGCCCTGTGGCAATCGTTGGACGCGGCATGGGCACAGGGCCTGGCCCGGCAGGGATGGCCTACCGGCCTCACCCCGTACCGATTCCGGCTCGACGCCGTGCAGCTCGACGACAGCGGCGTCGGCCTGGCCGCCTACGTCGCCAAGGTGCAGGACAAGGGACTCGGCAACGAGATCGCGCGCGCTGACCTGAAGAAGGGCCGCAGCGGATCACGGTCGCCGTTCGAGATTCTGAGCGATTTCGGCGAAAACGCCCTGGCCGATGATCTGGAGCTGTGGTGGGAGTACGAGCACGCCACCAAGGGCCGCAGCGCTATCCGGTGGTCCCGGGGCCTGCGTGCGCTCATCCTGCCGAATGAGAAGGAACTCACCGATGAAGAGATTGCCGCTGAAGACGTGGGCGGAGAACTCGTCGCTGTCCTGAGTCGATCGCTGTGGGCCCGCTTGCGCGAGCACCCCGATGTGGTGGCCGATGCGCTGGCAGCCGTCGAACTCCTGGGATGGCAGGGCTTGATCATGGTGCTCACCCGGCATCGGATCGGGCTGTCCGGGCTGTACACCCCGGACGAGTGGGAAACGCCCGGCGCCGTGGACCTCTCCGCGTAACCGCCATCTGACCGGCCCGTACGTCGTACCCAGTGCGTCGAACGGGTCGGTTCGCGTTTCCTGCCCTTTGTGGTTTCCACTCGCTCAAGTGGCTCCGTCTGGGCAGAGGAAAAAACGGGGGCTATGCGTACGCATCCCAGGGCCCGCGATGCTGACCGCGCAGCACAGATCAGGGGGAGAGTCACCCCCCAGGGATTCGGCCGGCCGAATTCGTCGGGGAGAAAAAAACCGTCCTGACTGCCTCGGTGAGTCAGGGACCGGGGGGTCGATGTTTCCTGGTCTCCCCGAATCTCTGGACTCGTCGCACTGGGTAGCGCCCTCCCCGTAGGTGCACGGGCCAGGCCGGGCCGGTGTGGTCCCCCTGGCCCCCGAATTCTGAGCGGGGAGCGAGAGAGTTACCGCGCGGTGTCCTCTCGGGCCTGGCCGGAAGAGAGCGACCCCTTACCCCCGTGGTGGCCTCCCTGTGGGTGGCCGGCACCCGGGGGGGAGCAGCCGGGGGAGGACACCGCCTATGCCCGGGAGGCGAAGCGGAGAGGGTCAGGGGACACCGCCCCACCCCGCGCGTTCATGCCCAGCCTGGCCGCTTCCCCGATACATGCCGCCCCAGGGCCGGCGAGTGGACAGGCAAGGGTGTCAATCGCGCAGCGACGCGCAGCGCCCTTGCGTGGCCGGGAGCGGACCGGACGATTACGGCATCGGGGGAGAGGACACCCGACCACTACCGAACACGTGTCCCGGAAGTGCGTGTCCCGGAGGTTGTCCCAGTCGCATCACTGGAGCGGTCGCAGTGAACTGCGTCGGCAGCGACAGCGACTACCGGTGTCGTCGGGCCTGCGTGGGAGAGTGTGCCTGTGGCCGTGCTATGTCCGTCCCCGAATCTGTGAGGGGGAGAAGGCACGAGAGCCGGAAGAGTCGCGGCGGTTCAACCGTCCCGGGCGTGGTGGACCCCGACCCCCCGACCGGGTGGAATGTCCGAATTCTGACCTCCGATAAGTGAACGTTATCGGGGGTCAGACCGTTCGGGACCACTTATCACCGTGCTGTCCGAGCCATGCCCGAACGCTGTGTGAGTCCAGCCGTACCCCGTCATCGGAGAGCGCGCGGACGATCGCGGCGGCGTCGGCAGCACTGTAGCCCTGGCCCACCAGGAACCACGGCAACTCCGGGCCGGAGAGCGCGTCGTGTTCGTCGCTCATCGTTCACCCCTTCTCACCGAACGCATGGCCCCAGGCGTCCCGGGTGACCTTGCTCGCGGCCCGGCCCGTCGCGGCGGAGATCGTGACCCCGGTCAGCCGGGCGACCCGTGCGGCGCCCATGATGCCGCCCCGGATGGCGTACGCGGAGAGCACGTGCTCGGCCTGCCGGGCCAGGCCCTGTGTGTGGGAGAAGTCGGTCAGGAGCGGGGCAAGCCACTCATCTACCGGCTGGTCCGTGCCCGGTTTGCTGTGTGCCCGTAGCCGCTTCGCGATCGTTTGGAGCTGACC
This genomic window contains:
- a CDS encoding protein rep — encoded protein: MTVKRSITGEGMALAGFGGIETCGRIWLCPVCSAKIRLRRGDEIARGVANHFGTGGSALFATATLSHEHGDELLVTFDVVAKAWRYVTNSRAWKTARERYGIVGTIKAVECTHGDNGWHPHAHIVVLLSQPLDTPAVFALWQSLDAAWAQGLARQGWPTGLTPYRFRLDAVQLDDSGVGLAAYVAKVQDKGLGNEIARADLKKGRSGSRSPFEILSDFGENALADDLELWWEYEHATKGRSAIRWSRGLRALILPNEKELTDEEIAAEDVGGELVAVLSRSLWARLREHPDVVADALAAVELLGWQGLIMVLTRHRIGLSGLYTPDEWETPGAVDLSA